From the genome of Vicia villosa cultivar HV-30 ecotype Madison, WI linkage group LG2, Vvil1.0, whole genome shotgun sequence, one region includes:
- the LOC131649548 gene encoding uncharacterized protein LOC131649548, with the protein MMATTTSQCSLSLMHLTLLLSSTLLSATHEVQNDNPITRFQRYLQINTAHPTPDYSSAVSYLISQANSIGGILHKTLEFSPGKPLLLLTWPGSHSSLPSILLNSHLDSVPAESSKWTHPPFSATRTSDGNIYARGAQDDKCIAMQYLEAIRNLRSNNFVPLRSVHISLVPDEEVGGFGGAAKFVESEEFQALNVGFALDEGQASVGDEFRVFYADRIPWNLKIKAKGQPGHGSKLYDNSAMENLMKSVEVVSRFRESQFDVVKAGKAMNSEVVSVNPVYLKAGVPTQDGFAMNVQPSEAEAGFDLRLTPTTDPEEMKRRIAAEWAPSVRNVSFEIIEKGPIRDYLGRPLLTATNDSNPWWLVFKHAISSVGEKLSKPEILPSTTDARYLRQKGIPVLGFSPMRNTPILLHDHNEHLRDTVYMKGIQVYESLISSLSSFTEASH; encoded by the exons ATGATGGCAACAACAACCTCACAGTGTAGTCTTTCACTCATGCACCTCACTCTTCTCCTTTCATCAACCCTCCTCTCCGCAACCCACGAAGTACAAAACGACAACCCAATCACCCGTTTCCAACGCTACCTCCAAATCAACACCGCACACCCAACCCCCGACTACTCCTCCGCCGTCTCATACCTCATCTCCCAAGCTAACTCCATCGGCGGAATCCTCCACAAAACCCTAGAATTCTCCCCCGGCAAGCCTCTCCTCCTTCTCACATGGCCCGGCTCCCACTCCTCCCTCCCCTCCATCCTCCTCAACTCTCACCTCGACTCCGTCCCCGCCGAATCCTCCAAATGGACCCACCCTCCCTTCTCCGCCACCCGCACCTCCGACGGCAACATCTACGCTCGCGGCGCTCAGGACGATAAATGCATTGCCATGCAGTATCTCGAAGCAATCCGCAATCTCCGAAGCAACAACTTCGTTCCTCTTCGTTCCGTTCATATCTCCCTTGTCCCCGATGAGGAGGTCGGCGGCTTCGGTGGCGCGGCGAAATTCGTTGAATCCGAGGAGTTTCAAGCGCTTAACGTCGGTTTCGCGCTTGACGAAGGACAGGCTTCTGTTGGAGATGAGTTTAGGGTTTTTTATGCTGATAGGATTCCGTGGAATTTGAAGATTAAGGCTAAGGGACAACCGGGACATGGTTCGAAGTTGTATGATAATAGTGCTATGGAGAATTTGATGAAGAGTGTTGAAGTTGTGAGTAGGTTTAGGGAGAGCCAATTTGATGTTGTTAAGGCTGGGAAGGCTATGAATTCTGAAGTTGTTTCTGTGAATCCGGTTTATCTCAAAGCAGGAGTTCCCACTCAAGAT GGATTTGCGATGAATGTGCAACCTTCGGAGGCTGAAGCTGGTTTTGATCTTAGGTTGACACCTACCACTGACCCTGAGGAAATGAAGAGGCGAATTGCTGCGGAATGGGCACCCTCGGTTAGAAATGTGTCATTTGAG ATCATAGAGAAAGGACCCATCAGAGACTATTTGGGGCGTCCTTTATTAACTGCAACTAATGATTCCAATCCATGGTGGTTAGTTTTCAAGCACGCCATATCCTCAGTTGGAGAAAAACTTTCAAAGCCTGAAATTCTTCCATCCACAACAGATGCTCGGTATCTTCGACAGAAAGGGATTCCTGTACTTGGTTTTTCCCCAATGAGAAATACTCCCATCTTGCTTCATGACCACAATGAG CATCTACGAGATACTGTGTACATGAAGGGAATACAGGTATACGAGTCTTTGATAAGCTCTTTGAGTTCGTTTACAGAAGCTTCACATTAG